A window of Polyodon spathula isolate WHYD16114869_AA unplaced genomic scaffold, ASM1765450v1 scaffolds_657, whole genome shotgun sequence contains these coding sequences:
- the tmem50a gene encoding transmembrane protein 50A, which yields MSGFLDNVRCGECECVDWGEKRNSIASIAAGVLFFTGWWIIIDAAVKYPDMDRFNHSYHACGVIATVAFLMINAVSNGQVRGESYSDGCMGQTGARVWLFIGFMLAFGSLIASMWILFGGYVVPQKAEVYPGIAVFFQNAFIFFGGLVFKFGRTEDLWQ from the exons ATGTCCGGGTTTCTGGATAATGTCCGGTGCGGAGAATGTGAGTGCGTAGATTGGGGGGAGAAGCGGAACTCCATCGCATCCATAGCTGCTGGAGTATTG TTCTTCACAGGATGGTGGATAATCATTGATGCAGCAGTCAAATACCCTGACATGGACAGATTCAACCATTCCTACCATGCTTGTGGGGTTATAGCGACTGTTGCATTCCTCAT GATCAATGCGGTGTCTAATGGACAGGTCCGTGGGGAGAGCTACAGCGACGGGTGCATGGGACAGACAG ggGCTCGGGTCTGGCTCTTCATTGGTTTCATGCTGGCCTTTGGCTCTCTGATCGCTTCCATGTGGATCCTCTTTGGAGGCTACGTTGTGCCAC AGAAGGCAGAGGTGTATCCGGGTATAGCAGTCTTCTTCCAGAACGCGTTCATTTTCTTTGG GGGTCTGGTGTTTAAGTTCGGGCGTACAGAAGACTTGTGGCAGTAG
- the mgst3b gene encoding microsomal glutathione S-transferase 3b, which yields MTIQNLLPANFAYVILTIFYSWVMLSYLGVKVGKARKKYDVKYPTMYSDKDPVFNCIQRAHQNTLEVYPQWLIFQCISGLAYPTVASVLGVIWVTSRFSYAWGYYTGDPAKRMNGAYGYIGYLGVILLSLAAALQLQNML from the exons ATGACTATTCAGAATCTGCTCCCTGCGAACTTCGCCTATGTAATTCTGACGATTTTCTACAGCTGGGTCATGCTGTCTTATTTGGGCGTCAAAGTGGGAAAGGCGAGGAAGAAGTACGATGTTAAG taccCTACAATGTACAGTGACAAGGATCCAGTTTTCAACTGCATTCAAAGAGCTCATCAAAACACACTGGAAGTGTACCCTCAGTGGCTGATCTTCCAGTGTATCTCCGGACTTGCCTACCCT ACGGTTGCCTCTGTGCTGGGGGTTATTTGGGTCACCAGCAGGTTCTCCTATGCCTGGGGGTATTACACTGGAG ACCCTGCAAAGAGGATGAACGGTGCCTATGGGTACATTGGATATCTTGGTGTCATTTTGCTGTCTCTTGCAGCAGCTCTTCAATTGCAGAATATGCTGTAA
- the syf2 gene encoding pre-mRNA-splicing factor syf2, whose product MASGVESAGPGSSREESECSTASLKREDRLRKFRELHFKRNEARKLNHQEVVEEDKRLKLPSNWEAKKARLEWELQVDEKKKECAAKGEDYNRVKLLDISAEDAERWERKKKKRNPDPGFSDYAAAQLRQYQRLTKQIKPDMENYEKQRDECGDEFYPTSNSLLHGSHVPSKEGVDRMVEDVEKQIEKRAKYSRRRAYNDDADIDYINERNAKFNKKAERFYGKYTAEIKQNLERGTAV is encoded by the exons ATGGCGTCTGGTGTGGAA AGTGCAGGTCCAGGCAGCAGCCGTGAAGAGTCTGAATGCAGCACAGCCTCTCTGAAAAGGGAAGACCGGTTGAGAAAATTTCGGgaactgcattttaaaagg aatgaaGCTCGCAAACTGAACCACCAGGAAGTCGTGGAAGAAGACAAAAGACTTAAACTGCCGTCAAACTGGGAAGCAAAGAAGGCTCGGCTAGAGTGGGAACTGCAAGTAGATGAAAAGAAGAAG GAATGCGCAGCAAAAGGAGAAGATTACAACAGGGTTAAGCTGCTGGATATCAGTGCTGAGGATGCGGAAAGATGGGAAAGGAAGAAAAAGAAGAGGAATCCAGACCCAGGCTTTTCAG ATTATGCTGCTGCACAGTTACGTCAGTATCAGAGACTCACTAAGCAGATTAAGCCTGACATGGAGAATTATGAAAAACAACGTGACGAGTG TGGAGATGAATTCTATCCTACATCGAACAGCCTGTTGCATGGAAGTCATGTGCCTTCAAAAGAAGGAGTTGACAGGATGGTAGAAGATGTGGAGAAACA GATTGAGAAGAGAGCCAAGTACAGCAGACGCAGAGCATACAATGATGATGCTGATATCGACTACATTAATGAGAGGAATGCCAAGTTCAACAAGAAAGCAGAAAGATTCTATGGAAAATACACTGCTGAGATCAAGCAGAACCTGGAGAGAGGCACTGCGGTTTAA